The region ATACTAACGACAAAGCTTAGTGTTGTCATGACCATGGCTTTCTTCTTTAGTCGTTTGCTGATTGAACGTTTGTCTTGCCAATCATTTAAGGCTTCAGAGAACCAAGGGTGAGTCATTAGCCAATTGTGCATGCGAGAGCTTGAACGGGCAAAACAATAAGCCGCAAGCAGTATGAAAGGTACAGTTGGCAATAAGGGCACCACGATACCAATTGTACCGAGCACTAAGCTCGTTAAACCAGTAATCAAGAACAACCCACGTTTTAAAGCCATATGTCTCCAAGCCCAAATCAAAAAAACCATTCAATAGAATGGTCTTTGGATAACCGACTCTATGACAAACTAGAACGGTATGATAACTGAGATTAGCAGTTAAATTAAGCCTGCAAGTCTCAACACAGAGATTGATGCAGGTAATGTTGGTATCAACAAAACTAGAATAAAACCAATAAAATACAGAATGTTAAATGGGTCTTTAAACGGCTGACTCATATTATTTATTTCCTAACAGTAAAGTTGACCGCCTTGCAGCAGCGTGAACCAGATCACAAAATTCGCGCTATTGTATTTAAAAAGGTGCCGAATAAAAACCCCAAATAAAGT is a window of Shewanella donghaensis DNA encoding:
- a CDS encoding YbaN family protein, with translation MALKRGLFLITGLTSLVLGTIGIVVPLLPTVPFILLAAYCFARSSSRMHNWLMTHPWFSEALNDWQDKRSISKRLKKKAMVMTTLSFVVSIFIVPLIWVKVMLACMLCCLLLFLWQIPELD